The sequence below is a genomic window from Neochlamydia sp. AcF84.
TTGAATAGATTTAAAGTAAAGTTTGGCATCGGTAGGAAAGGCGATAGCTTTAGGCATTACGGTTGTATCGGCAATGACTTTTTTAAAGCTTTTTTTTTCACTGCGCCTGTCAGAACAGCTGCTGCAATCGTCCCTTGTAAAATCTTGCTAAGTCCAGCTTCGCCTAATCTAGATCTCCATCTAATTAAAGAAGTAGGATGAATAGGCAGCGCATGATGCCAAAACTCATACCCACAAAAGTATTGCCAATAAGGATTTTCTACCCATCGATGCACCACATTTACATCCGAAAGCCCATACATATGCTGCAAGATAAAGAGCCCTACAACTAGCCTTACAGGCTTAGCTGGCTGCCCTATCTTTTCTACAAACAGCTTATCAAACT
It includes:
- a CDS encoding transposase, translated to MKPIKLDNKQSRLFKSRFSDELNLDHPLIQLSKLIEWKQLEEEFDKLFVEKIGQPAKPVRLVVGLFILQHMYGLSDVNVVHRWVENPYWQYFCGYEFWHHALPIHPTSLIRWRSRLGEAGLSKILQGTIAAAVLTGAVKKKALKKSLPIQP